A single genomic interval of Sphingobium sp. EM0848 harbors:
- a CDS encoding response regulator transcription factor produces the protein MRILLVEDDDALAAALIDHFSLRGFALERAGSLEDAALMLATSRYAALILDRGLPDGDGIELLQSLRAQRDTLSVIVLTARGEIASRIAGLDAGADDYLAKPFSPDELAARLRAVLRRNGAYQEREIICANLVFDIENLVLRIDGGIVILSQRETCLLRLLLRRVGLVVTKRLAEDQLLSAGEPLGSNAIEVYIHRLRHKLEAAGSRAEIVTLRGLGYVLRPCS, from the coding sequence ATGCGCATATTACTCGTCGAGGATGACGATGCCCTCGCTGCGGCCTTGATCGATCATTTCAGCCTGCGCGGCTTCGCACTGGAACGCGCGGGGAGCCTCGAGGATGCCGCATTGATGCTGGCTACTAGCCGGTATGCGGCGTTGATACTTGATCGCGGTTTGCCCGATGGCGATGGCATCGAGCTGTTGCAATCGCTCCGCGCGCAGCGAGATACGCTGTCCGTGATCGTCCTTACTGCCCGGGGTGAGATTGCTTCGCGCATCGCCGGCCTAGATGCGGGCGCCGATGATTATCTCGCCAAGCCCTTCTCACCGGACGAACTGGCCGCGCGGCTTCGGGCGGTGCTGCGCCGCAACGGCGCCTATCAAGAGCGTGAGATTATTTGCGCCAATCTTGTCTTCGATATCGAGAATCTGGTCCTCAGAATTGATGGTGGGATCGTCATTCTGTCGCAACGCGAAACATGTTTGCTCCGCCTCCTGTTACGCCGGGTGGGGCTGGTGGTGACGAAACGCCTTGCCGAAGATCAGCTGTTAAGCGCCGGCGAGCCGCTCGGATCGAACGCCATCGAAGTTTATATCCACCGTCTGCGGCACAAGCTGGAAGCTGCGGGCAGTCGCGCGGAAATCGTTACGCTGCGTGGTTTGGGCTATGTGCTGCGGCCCTGCTCATGA